Proteins found in one Candidatus Bathyanammoxibius amoris genomic segment:
- a CDS encoding crossover junction endodeoxyribonuclease RuvC: MLGVDPGLAVTGFAVVEVLERGGQVKDYGCIRTSSKLAKPERLGAIYNGIHDIISKWSPNLLVIEDAFVNMKYPKAALQLGEVRGAISVAARNLNVDVCEIMPSEAKLALTGNGGAGKAQVANAVRRILVTDAPFGSSHVSDALALALTGLSRSGRFNWP; encoded by the coding sequence GTGTTAGGGGTTGATCCCGGCCTCGCGGTAACTGGTTTCGCCGTGGTGGAGGTTCTTGAACGGGGCGGCCAGGTAAAAGATTACGGTTGCATAAGAACCAGTTCCAAGCTTGCCAAGCCTGAGCGGCTAGGTGCCATATACAACGGTATACACGACATAATCTCTAAGTGGTCGCCGAATTTACTTGTTATAGAAGACGCCTTTGTCAATATGAAATATCCTAAGGCCGCGCTTCAACTGGGAGAGGTAAGAGGCGCAATAAGCGTGGCGGCCCGGAACTTGAACGTAGACGTTTGTGAAATAATGCCTTCCGAGGCGAAACTGGCATTGACCGGTAATGGTGGCGCCGGTAAGGCACAGGTGGCGAACGCGGTGAGGAGGATACTGGTTACAGACGCCCCTTTCGGGTCAAGTCACGTCTCAGACGCGCTTGCACTGGCCCTGACGGGTCTGTCCCGGAGTGGCCGGTTCAATTGGCCCTGA
- a CDS encoding Holliday junction branch migration protein RuvA has protein sequence MIRYLKGTLLKKEDDRIVLFTNGVGYEVRLPVVVRSTYNEKEIGEEVELYISYQQAEKQPKPVLVGFNSEPEREFFEKLLTVHRIGTSTAVDALTIPISRIAKAIEDKDVSTLKKLNGIGARAAEKIVAELNGKMAKYALMSEGAPLEPGEPEDLKKQVVDVLVRQLGYRSSEASRMVETAMERSPEISSPEKLFEEVYKYQKT, from the coding sequence GTGATCCGGTACCTTAAAGGAACACTATTAAAAAAGGAAGACGACAGAATCGTTCTATTTACAAACGGCGTTGGATATGAAGTCCGGTTGCCCGTAGTGGTAAGGTCAACGTACAATGAAAAGGAGATTGGCGAGGAGGTAGAGCTTTACATCTCCTACCAGCAGGCCGAAAAGCAGCCGAAACCTGTCCTTGTCGGTTTCAATAGTGAACCTGAGCGGGAGTTTTTTGAGAAACTCCTTACCGTGCACCGTATAGGGACCTCAACGGCGGTAGACGCCCTCACAATACCCATAAGCAGGATAGCAAAGGCCATTGAGGATAAAGACGTCTCCACGTTGAAAAAGCTGAATGGCATTGGGGCGCGCGCCGCGGAAAAGATTGTTGCCGAGCTAAACGGTAAGATGGCAAAATACGCCCTGATGAGTGAAGGCGCTCCACTTGAGCCAGGTGAACCGGAAGACCTTAAAAAGCAGGTGGTAGACGTGCTGGTCAGGCAGCTGGGGTACAGGTCCAGCGAGGCGTCCAGAATGGTCGAAACGGCCATGGAGAGGTCTCCGGAAATCAGTTCTCCTGAGAAGCTGTTTGAAGAGGTCTACAAGTACCAGAAAACTTGA